In one window of Methanococcoides methylutens DNA:
- a CDS encoding RNA ligase partner protein: MMGIEDLCEGMRTILELIAESRLHLQISCYVPFPSVYKELHEFAKNNDCDDEVIAKIDTWLVKKAPDRHDVKIPSHIFHEYVAYMRERINKGMNVAEEAIREASVQCLSVNPETDTGYDMDNVIDRELIGGIVGKFRNKYRSALRYGILDSAPDIDVLLLAKELDAAVVASDYGIQKWAEQLGVRFVPATTFPMMLQEYLKHTPSNGNDKK; this comes from the coding sequence ATGATGGGAATTGAGGATCTTTGTGAGGGGATGCGCACAATACTGGAACTAATAGCAGAATCAAGGCTTCATCTACAGATAAGCTGTTATGTTCCATTCCCGTCCGTATACAAGGAACTTCATGAGTTTGCAAAGAACAACGATTGTGACGATGAGGTCATTGCAAAGATAGATACATGGCTTGTCAAAAAAGCACCGGACAGGCATGATGTGAAGATACCATCCCATATTTTCCACGAGTATGTTGCATATATGCGCGAGCGCATCAACAAAGGTATGAACGTAGCAGAAGAAGCCATCAGGGAAGCATCTGTACAATGCCTTTCTGTCAATCCCGAAACTGATACCGGCTATGATATGGACAATGTGATCGATCGCGAGCTTATTGGTGGCATTGTAGGTAAGTTCAGGAACAAGTACCGTTCAGCACTTCGCTATGGCATTCTTGACAGCGCACCTGATATTGATGTGCTGCTTCTTGCAAAGGAGCTGGATGCAGCAGTTGTTGCAAGTGATTATGGTATCCAGAAATGGGCAGAACAGCTTGGTGTCAGGTTCGTACCCGCAACAACATTTCCCATGATGCTTCAGGAATACCTTAAGCACACGCCTTCTAACGGGAACGATAAAAAGTGA
- a CDS encoding geranylgeranylglycerol-phosphate geranylgeranyltransferase, giving the protein MRSYLELMRAGNCAMAAFAALVGVLIAYNILSSAGSAASLSFYDASLVFFIVFFVTGAGNGLNDYFDIDIDTVNKPSRPIPSGRVSLKSALYFSLILFGVGIAMAFLVNVLCGIIAMLNSLVLILYAKSLKRTPFFGNASVGYLTGSTFLFGGAVFGMEGLQAVVVLFLLATLATIAREIVKDIEDVEGDKKEGARTLPILIGSKKASYVAAVFGLIAMLASPVPYLQSILNERYLFVVAIADIFFLIAVYQILGKNDAARSSKLFKFAMLFALVSFIVGA; this is encoded by the coding sequence ATGCGATCCTACCTTGAACTGATGCGTGCCGGCAATTGTGCAATGGCGGCTTTTGCTGCACTGGTTGGTGTCCTGATAGCATACAACATTCTCTCATCAGCAGGTTCAGCTGCCTCACTTTCATTTTATGATGCATCGCTTGTCTTTTTCATTGTCTTTTTCGTCACAGGTGCCGGAAACGGGCTTAACGATTATTTTGATATCGACATAGATACCGTGAACAAGCCTTCAAGGCCGATCCCCTCTGGTAGGGTTTCATTAAAGAGTGCCCTTTATTTCTCTCTCATACTTTTTGGTGTAGGGATCGCAATGGCATTTCTTGTCAATGTGCTTTGTGGCATCATTGCCATGCTCAATTCACTGGTTCTGATACTCTACGCAAAGAGCCTGAAACGAACTCCCTTCTTCGGCAATGCTTCGGTAGGTTATCTTACAGGTTCCACCTTTCTTTTTGGCGGTGCAGTTTTCGGTATGGAAGGTCTTCAGGCAGTAGTTGTTCTTTTCCTGCTGGCAACGCTTGCTACCATCGCTCGTGAGATCGTAAAGGATATCGAGGATGTGGAAGGCGACAAAAAAGAAGGTGCAAGAACATTACCGATCCTTATCGGTTCAAAGAAAGCATCCTATGTGGCAGCAGTTTTTGGTCTTATAGCCATGCTGGCAAGCCCTGTGCCCTATCTTCAATCAATACTGAACGAAAGATACCTTTTCGTTGTGGCAATTGCAGACATCTTCTTCCTCATAGCGGTCTATCAGATACTTGGAAAGAATGATGCTGCACGCTCTTCAAAACTATTCAAGTTCGCAATGCTTTTCGCATTGGTCTCGTTCATCGTTGGTGCGTAA
- the nadA gene encoding quinolinate synthase NadA translates to MEKSSDHMQDRQTIINKIRSLKKERNAVILAHCYARDEVQDIADFVGDSLGLSQEAVDQDADVIVFCGVSFMAESAAVLSPEKMVLMPDADANCPMAAMVDVPSLREMKKKHPDAMVVCYVNTRADVKAESDICCTSANAVEVVNSLDADEIIFVPDKNLAAYVAKHTEKKIIPWNGYCPVHNQILEEDALMAMHDHPDAEMMAHPECRSQVLEEADHVFSTTGMLKYAKDSSCNDFIISTEQGIMHQLELENPEKRFYPVSRFAFCSDMKMINLEAVLRSLENMEHVVTVSEDIRLGAKRSLDRMLEVKRSR, encoded by the coding sequence ATTGAAAAATCAAGTGATCATATGCAGGACAGGCAAACCATCATTAATAAGATCAGATCGTTAAAAAAAGAGCGCAATGCCGTTATCCTGGCTCATTGCTATGCACGTGATGAAGTTCAGGATATTGCAGATTTTGTAGGCGACTCTCTTGGATTGAGTCAGGAAGCAGTCGATCAGGATGCCGATGTGATCGTGTTTTGTGGTGTAAGCTTCATGGCTGAAAGCGCTGCTGTCCTCTCTCCTGAAAAGATGGTTCTTATGCCTGATGCAGATGCGAATTGTCCCATGGCGGCAATGGTGGATGTACCATCTCTTCGTGAGATGAAGAAAAAGCATCCTGATGCAATGGTGGTCTGCTATGTTAACACGAGGGCCGATGTCAAGGCTGAAAGTGATATCTGCTGTACCTCGGCCAATGCGGTGGAAGTTGTGAACTCATTGGATGCCGATGAGATCATCTTTGTTCCGGACAAGAACCTTGCAGCTTATGTTGCAAAACACACTGAAAAGAAGATAATTCCGTGGAACGGTTACTGCCCTGTGCACAACCAGATCCTTGAAGAAGATGCTCTGATGGCAATGCACGATCATCCGGATGCAGAAATGATGGCACATCCCGAATGCCGTTCCCAGGTACTTGAGGAGGCAGATCATGTGTTCAGTACCACAGGTATGTTGAAGTATGCAAAGGATTCTTCATGCAATGATTTTATCATTTCCACAGAGCAGGGAATAATGCACCAGCTGGAACTTGAGAACCCCGAAAAAAGATTCTATCCAGTTTCCAGATTTGCCTTTTGCTCTGACATGAAGATGATCAACCTGGAAGCAGTACTGCGTTCACTGGAGAACATGGAACATGTTGTGACAGTATCGGAAGATATCCGTCTGGGTGCAAAACGTTCCCTTGACCGCATGTTAGAGGTCAAGCGCAGCAGGTAA
- a CDS encoding aspartate dehydrogenase: MLKIGVFGCGAIGTELCKAIDSGHIDVELYAVYDRHEQATIDLKEQLRNVDPKVLEIVEMVKHVDLVVECASQQAVYEVVPTALHAKCDVMSISVGAFADQNLLKTTTDLAKEYDCKIYLPSGAIAGLDGLKSASAKTIYSVTLTTEKHPRSLAGAPYVIQNNIDLDAITGKTVIFDGMASEAVKAFPANVNVAASLSIAGIGFDRTKVRIVANPALSRNIHEITVEGEFGMFTSRVENVPAPTNPKTSYLAALSAISTLKKIASPLQVGT, encoded by the coding sequence ATGCTAAAGATCGGAGTGTTCGGATGTGGAGCTATCGGTACCGAACTTTGCAAAGCTATCGATTCCGGCCACATAGATGTCGAACTGTATGCAGTGTATGACAGACACGAACAGGCAACAATTGATTTGAAAGAACAGCTCAGGAACGTGGATCCGAAAGTTCTTGAGATCGTAGAGATGGTAAAGCACGTTGACCTTGTGGTAGAATGTGCCTCCCAGCAGGCAGTCTACGAAGTAGTTCCTACTGCCCTTCATGCGAAATGTGATGTAATGTCTATAAGTGTAGGAGCTTTTGCTGATCAGAATCTCCTTAAAACTACCACTGACCTTGCAAAGGAGTATGACTGCAAGATATACCTGCCCTCAGGAGCAATTGCAGGTCTGGATGGCTTAAAATCCGCATCTGCAAAAACGATCTATTCGGTGACACTGACTACGGAGAAGCATCCCAGAAGCCTTGCCGGAGCGCCCTATGTTATCCAGAACAACATAGACCTTGATGCTATCACAGGAAAGACCGTGATATTTGATGGTATGGCATCAGAAGCTGTCAAAGCTTTTCCTGCCAACGTTAACGTTGCAGCTTCCCTGAGCATTGCAGGCATCGGTTTTGATAGAACGAAGGTCAGGATCGTTGCAAATCCTGCGCTTTCAAGGAACATCCATGAAATTACCGTGGAAGGGGAGTTCGGAATGTTCACAAGCCGAGTGGAGAACGTCCCGGCCCCGACAAACCCTAAAACAAGTTACCTGGCTGCCTTGTCAGCAATATCTACGTTAAAGAAGATCGCATCTCCGCTTCAGGTAGGTACATAA
- the nadC gene encoding carboxylating nicotinate-nucleotide diphosphorylase, whose protein sequence is MILNCEIERFISEDLGANDISCTLVPETKINAIIFAKEDCVVAGIEVAQKIMEYFGIQTHTELVEGNEIKAGDTIFKVTGNSVAILRAERLVLNFLGHLTGIATLTHRYVQTVRQYSDTKVAGTRKTTPGIRKFEKLAIIAGGGDPHRFDLSDAIMIKDNHRNAMGLENAIISAKELAGFTQKIDVEVETAEDAITAARLGVDIIMFDNMLPGQVIHTLEELKRKGVRDDVIIEVSGGINLDNISEYAKTGVDVISVGSLVHKAEWTDISLELVETDM, encoded by the coding sequence ATGATACTGAACTGTGAGATAGAACGATTCATCAGTGAAGATCTTGGGGCTAACGATATTTCCTGCACCCTTGTTCCTGAAACAAAGATCAATGCGATAATTTTTGCAAAAGAGGATTGTGTTGTCGCAGGGATCGAAGTTGCACAAAAGATAATGGAATACTTTGGTATCCAGACACATACTGAACTTGTGGAAGGGAATGAGATCAAAGCAGGGGATACGATATTTAAAGTAACTGGAAACTCCGTAGCAATATTACGTGCCGAACGCCTTGTCCTGAACTTCCTGGGACATCTGACCGGAATTGCAACACTGACCCACAGATATGTACAGACCGTCAGGCAGTATTCGGATACAAAGGTGGCCGGGACCAGGAAAACAACCCCAGGGATCAGAAAGTTCGAAAAGCTTGCCATTATTGCAGGTGGAGGAGATCCTCACAGGTTCGATCTCTCAGATGCCATTATGATCAAGGACAACCACAGGAACGCCATGGGTCTTGAGAACGCGATCATTTCCGCCAAAGAACTGGCAGGATTCACACAGAAGATAGATGTGGAGGTCGAAACCGCAGAAGATGCCATCACAGCGGCACGACTGGGTGTAGACATTATAATGTTCGACAACATGTTACCCGGACAGGTGATCCATACGCTGGAAGAATTGAAGCGTAAAGGGGTCAGGGACGATGTCATCATTGAGGTTTCAGGAGGTATAAACCTGGACAACATTTCAGAATATGCCAAGACAGGCGTTGATGTGATATCTGTGGGTTCACTGGTGCATAAAGCAGAGTGGACGGATATCAGTCTTGAATTGGTAGAAACTGATATGTGA
- a CDS encoding COG1361 family protein — MFRSKNLFVTIVAIALIALIFTSSASAKEVLFNGSIEEGDGYQINNIVIDVAEVFVDAGTCVFKVYDQDELIHDKMLNEEDSFSFDVEEGTIEFTLDAVIGGMVPRATMSITIDDDDAVYLDKIVDGGQDKAEFSGTPELKITKEVSSYSVEQGDVVTIKVVVRNDGDGRATEVRFTDPKPAGFILQEITLEEAGPMSIDKYEERTIFLYKLQANEPGTFELKPTVATFSNEADLDFPQATSNRPVVTVTGEEKVAELEFSTSMNTRSVQRGDDVEVTINIRNIGEASANGVLLNIQIPEGLDFEGSSDNIEMINNVPKVYIENFGLNQEKEIKYNIKPTEVGTYTITTEYSYQYDSGSSKGPEVVSGELTTNALTVVKGEYDVLFEQPLYVYAIPLVFILAIGGWVFYRSRQYKY, encoded by the coding sequence ATGTTTCGGTCTAAAAATTTGTTTGTGACGATAGTGGCGATAGCATTGATAGCTTTGATTTTCACATCGAGTGCATCTGCCAAAGAGGTCTTGTTCAACGGAAGCATAGAGGAAGGAGACGGATACCAGATCAATAATATAGTGATCGATGTTGCCGAGGTGTTCGTAGATGCTGGCACCTGTGTTTTCAAAGTATATGACCAGGATGAACTGATACATGACAAAATGCTTAACGAGGAAGACTCGTTCTCTTTTGACGTGGAAGAAGGAACTATAGAATTCACACTGGACGCCGTGATCGGAGGAATGGTGCCACGTGCAACAATGTCAATTACCATAGATGATGACGATGCAGTTTACCTGGATAAGATAGTTGATGGTGGCCAGGATAAGGCAGAATTCTCAGGTACACCTGAACTGAAGATCACAAAGGAAGTAAGTTCCTATAGCGTAGAACAGGGCGATGTTGTCACAATCAAAGTAGTGGTCAGGAACGACGGAGATGGAAGAGCTACTGAGGTTCGTTTTACTGATCCGAAGCCTGCCGGATTCATCTTGCAGGAGATTACCCTTGAAGAAGCAGGTCCAATGTCAATAGACAAATATGAAGAAAGGACCATTTTCCTGTATAAACTCCAGGCAAATGAACCAGGTACATTTGAACTTAAACCCACTGTTGCAACATTCTCCAATGAAGCAGATCTGGACTTCCCGCAGGCTACCTCGAACAGACCTGTTGTTACGGTCACTGGCGAAGAAAAGGTCGCAGAACTTGAGTTCTCTACTTCAATGAACACCAGAAGCGTGCAAAGAGGTGATGATGTAGAGGTCACGATAAATATAAGGAACATCGGTGAAGCATCTGCAAATGGTGTCTTATTGAACATCCAGATCCCCGAAGGACTTGATTTTGAAGGCAGCAGCGATAACATTGAAATGATCAATAATGTACCAAAAGTATATATTGAGAACTTTGGCCTGAATCAGGAAAAAGAGATCAAATACAATATCAAGCCAACTGAAGTGGGAACTTATACAATTACAACAGAATATTCATACCAGTATGACAGTGGCAGTTCCAAAGGACCAGAGGTTGTCAGCGGAGAGCTAACTACAAACGCACTCACTGTGGTAAAAGGTGAATATGATGTGCTTTTCGAACAGCCTTTGTATGTGTATGCCATCCCATTAGTGTTCATTCTTGCAATCGGAGGATGGGTCTTCTACCGTTCCAGGCAATACAAATACTAA
- a CDS encoding FtsZ/tubulin family protein, producing MLNILVIGNGQCGNRILDAINKEAFGGKSKFAKFYSQQKYKSNVETIAINTAMNDLKEMRFTKAKDRLHIPHLHGVGANRNVGKHVFEDNKANIMRQIEERGNFDIGFVLTSASGGTGSSFTPPLIEELKKNYDFPIYAVVVLPFREEGTLYLQNAAFCLKDIRDSGVDGIILADNQFLKQMGGDVQSAYNTINDMIAKRILFLLDALDSEMMMVTDLGDFKTVMSGGAGLATIGFYEADKGMPIKSTIQKALSPSGLLFSTDVYKEGSRAMVIIKGDKSYLSIDEISTEVEKLSSSVGHVFKGIIVRKGESPQVLAVLTLEVAEELENLYSVAVDAIHQEREKKTRVTEQKGVDRAFSQIDGLEPDY from the coding sequence TTGCTCAATATACTTGTCATAGGAAATGGTCAATGTGGTAACCGTATCCTTGATGCGATAAACAAAGAGGCTTTTGGTGGTAAAAGCAAATTTGCAAAGTTCTACTCACAGCAGAAATACAAGAGCAATGTTGAGACAATCGCGATCAACACTGCAATGAACGACCTGAAAGAAATGAGGTTCACCAAAGCAAAGGACAGATTGCATATCCCTCACCTTCACGGAGTCGGTGCAAACCGCAATGTTGGCAAGCATGTCTTTGAAGATAACAAAGCAAACATCATGCGCCAGATCGAGGAAAGGGGAAACTTCGATATCGGCTTTGTGCTCACGTCTGCATCAGGCGGAACAGGATCATCCTTTACACCTCCGCTTATCGAGGAACTGAAGAAGAACTATGATTTCCCGATCTATGCGGTCGTCGTCCTCCCTTTCAGGGAAGAGGGCACGCTCTACCTTCAGAATGCGGCATTCTGCCTGAAGGATATACGTGATAGCGGAGTTGACGGTATTATACTTGCTGACAACCAGTTCCTAAAACAAATGGGAGGAGATGTACAGTCAGCATACAACACCATCAATGATATGATCGCAAAGCGCATCCTATTCCTTCTCGATGCACTGGATAGCGAAATGATGATGGTGACCGATCTTGGTGACTTCAAGACTGTTATGAGTGGTGGTGCAGGGCTTGCAACCATCGGATTCTATGAAGCAGATAAGGGAATGCCGATCAAGTCAACGATACAGAAAGCACTTTCACCTTCAGGACTTCTGTTCTCCACTGATGTGTACAAGGAAGGCAGCAGGGCAATGGTCATCATAAAGGGTGACAAGTCATACCTGAGCATTGACGAGATATCCACAGAAGTTGAAAAATTGTCATCATCTGTAGGTCATGTTTTCAAAGGTATCATTGTCAGGAAAGGAGAAAGTCCCCAAGTACTTGCTGTGCTGACACTGGAAGTTGCAGAAGAACTTGAGAACCTTTATTCTGTTGCCGTAGATGCGATCCATCAGGAACGCGAAAAGAAAACAAGGGTTACCGAGCAGAAAGGAGTCGATCGGGCATTCTCCCAGATCGATGGGCTTGAGCCTGATTATTAA
- a CDS encoding ABC transporter ATP-binding protein encodes MSSEPNIIEIRDLTKIYTDGLGVKALDGLNMTVKRGEFLSIIGPSGSGKSTLLHMIGILDTPTSGIILIDGENVTTMSDKERSSARNEMLGFIFQYHHLLPDFSALENVMMPLLIAGKSKREAEKIASDILKEVGLEERMDHRPNQLSGGQNQRVAVARALANDPKIVIGDEPTGNLDSHSSDKIYELLRKLNKEHDQTFILVTHDESMAAKTDRIVRIVDGKIVNE; translated from the coding sequence ATGAGCAGTGAACCCAACATAATCGAGATACGAGACCTTACCAAGATATATACCGATGGGCTTGGGGTCAAAGCACTTGACGGACTGAACATGACCGTTAAACGCGGAGAGTTCCTTTCAATAATCGGCCCTTCCGGGTCAGGAAAGAGCACTTTACTTCATATGATAGGCATACTGGATACCCCTACCAGCGGGATCATCCTGATAGACGGGGAAAATGTAACTACGATGTCTGACAAGGAACGTTCCAGTGCACGCAACGAGATGCTTGGCTTTATTTTCCAGTACCATCACCTGCTGCCTGACTTTTCTGCACTTGAAAATGTCATGATGCCCCTTTTGATAGCAGGTAAAAGTAAGCGTGAAGCTGAAAAGATAGCAAGCGATATTCTGAAAGAGGTCGGTCTTGAAGAAAGGATGGATCACAGGCCCAACCAACTCTCAGGAGGCCAGAACCAGAGGGTTGCAGTAGCCCGTGCACTGGCAAATGATCCAAAGATAGTAATAGGTGATGAACCTACGGGCAATCTGGACAGCCATTCCAGTGATAAGATATATGAGCTTCTAAGAAAGCTTAACAAAGAGCATGATCAGACCTTCATTCTTGTGACACATGACGAGAGCATGGCCGCAAAGACTGACCGTATCGTGCGGATAGTAGATGGGAAAATAGTCAATGAATGA
- a CDS encoding PPC domain-containing DNA-binding protein yields MEYSKGNIGRVFTVRIDTGEDLLKELEGLAEKESIGSAFFILLGAVAKGNLVIGPKENAIPPEPMWVNYTDPNEVIGVGNIFSEEGRPKIHLHTAAGRGDSVNVGCMRGESEAFMVLEVFILEISGMDANRVFDTAKGFAPIIFEATK; encoded by the coding sequence ATGGAATATAGTAAAGGAAATATAGGACGTGTCTTTACCGTAAGGATAGACACTGGAGAAGACCTGCTAAAGGAACTCGAAGGACTTGCTGAAAAAGAAAGTATCGGATCTGCATTTTTTATCCTGCTGGGTGCTGTGGCTAAAGGGAACCTTGTCATCGGTCCAAAAGAAAATGCAATCCCACCTGAGCCTATGTGGGTTAATTACACCGACCCGAATGAAGTGATAGGGGTCGGAAATATCTTTTCAGAGGAAGGAAGACCAAAGATACATCTTCACACTGCTGCCGGTCGTGGCGATAGTGTGAATGTTGGATGCATGCGTGGAGAAAGTGAAGCTTTCATGGTGCTGGAAGTATTTATATTGGAAATATCCGGCATGGACGCTAATCGCGTTTTTGATACTGCAAAAGGATTTGCCCCAATTATATTTGAAGCAACAAAATAA
- a CDS encoding MarR family transcriptional regulator, whose amino-acid sequence MDDEAYEVSSLLQSIDVPRIEALSIACLFNVEELSSQEIERATGLRQPEVSVAMRVLHERGWIDERDDKRTKCRGRPAKYYSLKVDFADIIKVYEEKILKMNKEKMLVIQDLLKMTT is encoded by the coding sequence ATGGATGATGAAGCGTATGAGGTATCATCACTTTTACAAAGCATTGATGTTCCGAGGATCGAAGCACTTTCGATCGCCTGTCTTTTCAATGTAGAAGAATTGAGCTCACAGGAAATCGAGAGAGCTACCGGGCTGAGGCAACCGGAGGTAAGCGTTGCCATGCGGGTGCTTCACGAACGTGGATGGATAGATGAAAGAGATGATAAAAGAACAAAGTGCAGGGGTAGGCCTGCAAAATACTATTCTCTGAAAGTGGATTTTGCAGATATAATCAAGGTATATGAGGAAAAGATACTGAAAATGAACAAAGAAAAGATGTTGGTCATTCAGGATCTTCTGAAAATGACCACTTAA
- the eno gene encoding phosphopyruvate hydratase: MSYIGEEAKYTIEKVHAREILDSRGNPTVEVDIYTGRGFGRASVPSGASTGSNEALELRDKDADRYNGKGVLDAVENVNATFAKELLGMDVRNQREIDELMIALDGTDNKMTFGANAILGVSMAVAKAAADSLNMSLYRYLGGTNAFAMPVPTMNVLNGGKHAGNELSIQEFMIQPKGADTYSNALRMGTETYHALGKVLEDKYGASATNVGYEGGYAPPISMTSDALDALVSAIDEAGYTESEITIGLDAAASEFFEDGKYSIDGNMLTPAELVDYYLELVDTYPILSIEDPFHEESFEDFATLTSEAWDTIIVGDDLFVTNVERLAKGVEMDAANALLLKINQIGTISESFDAANLALRNGYSVVVSHRSAETEDPMIADISVAIGADLIKTGAPARSERTAKYNQLLRIEEDLGDSARYVQL, encoded by the coding sequence ATGAGCTATATTGGCGAAGAAGCAAAGTATACAATTGAAAAAGTACATGCCAGAGAAATCCTCGATTCCAGAGGAAATCCTACTGTTGAAGTCGATATCTACACTGGCCGCGGATTTGGAAGGGCAAGTGTACCTTCAGGAGCATCGACCGGAAGTAATGAAGCACTCGAACTAAGGGATAAAGATGCTGACCGTTACAACGGGAAAGGCGTACTTGATGCAGTTGAAAATGTGAACGCAACCTTTGCAAAGGAACTGCTTGGAATGGACGTTCGCAACCAGCGTGAGATCGACGAGTTGATGATCGCACTGGATGGAACCGATAACAAGATGACATTTGGTGCCAATGCGATCCTGGGTGTTTCCATGGCCGTTGCAAAAGCAGCTGCTGATTCACTTAACATGTCACTTTACCGCTACCTTGGCGGAACCAACGCATTCGCAATGCCTGTACCGACCATGAACGTGCTCAACGGTGGAAAGCACGCCGGCAACGAGCTCTCAATTCAGGAGTTCATGATACAGCCAAAGGGAGCAGATACTTATTCCAATGCTTTGAGAATGGGAACCGAGACCTACCACGCACTTGGCAAGGTACTTGAAGATAAATACGGAGCATCCGCAACCAACGTCGGGTATGAAGGAGGATATGCACCACCGATCTCAATGACATCCGATGCACTGGATGCCCTTGTATCTGCCATTGATGAAGCAGGATATACCGAATCCGAGATCACAATCGGCCTTGATGCTGCTGCATCAGAGTTCTTTGAAGATGGCAAATATTCCATCGATGGAAATATGCTCACACCTGCTGAACTTGTTGATTATTACCTTGAACTTGTCGACACCTATCCGATACTTTCCATTGAAGACCCATTCCATGAGGAATCATTCGAGGACTTTGCAACACTTACCAGTGAAGCATGGGATACCATCATCGTAGGCGATGACCTGTTCGTGACAAACGTGGAACGTCTTGCAAAAGGTGTTGAAATGGATGCTGCTAACGCACTCCTGCTCAAGATCAACCAGATAGGTACGATCTCCGAGTCATTTGATGCCGCAAACCTTGCACTGCGCAATGGATACAGCGTTGTGGTAAGCCACCGTTCCGCTGAGACCGAAGATCCAATGATCGCAGACATTTCCGTTGCAATCGGTGCTGACCTTATCAAGACGGGAGCACCTGCAAGAAGTGAGCGCACTGCAAAATACAACCAGTTACTCAGAATAGAAGAAGATCTCGGAGATTCTGCACGTTACGTGCAGCTCTGA